In one window of Primulina tabacum isolate GXHZ01 chromosome 8, ASM2559414v2, whole genome shotgun sequence DNA:
- the LOC142554457 gene encoding flavin-containing monooxygenase FMO GS-OX-like 9 has translation MVCSRAISKKVCVIGAGPSGLVTAREMRKEGHDVVVLEQNHDVGGQWLYNPKVEDIEDPLGKNDSLKLHSSVYSSLRVASPREIMGFTDFPFVIKKDRDVRRFPGHREIFLYLQDFCEYFELREMIRFNTIVVNVEMLEYPGVLGKDLKWVVRSKEAEKEVEEVFDAVVVATGHYSQPRLPKIKGMDVWRRKQLHSHIYRIPEPFKNEVVVVVGSSLSGQDISMELVDVAKKIHLSAKSLTIISQGLSKVISKYDNLHLHPEIESLHEDGKVLFNDGSWVIADTIIYCTGFSYSFPFLDTKGIVAIDDDRVGPLFEHTFPPSLAPSLSFVGIPRKLIGFPFFEAQAKWIAQLLCGKRRLPSWDDMMLSIEEFYQSRDIAGIPKHYTHDIASFEYCDKYGDYIGFPHLEEWRKELCLSALRNAEINLETFRDVYHEDEEMLQKAYQSSHFTQIINWSHD, from the exons ATGGTTTGTTCAAGGGCCATCTCCAAGAAAGTATGCGTGATCGGCGCGGGCCCATCCGGCCTCGTTACGGCCCGGGAGATGAGGAAAGAAGGCCATGATGTGGTGGTTCTTGAACAAAATCATGATGTTGGAGGTCAATGGTTGTATAACCCTAAGGTGGAGGATATTGAAGATCCCTTGGGAAAAAATGATTCCTTGAAACTTCATAGTAGCGTGTATTCGTCGTTGCGTGTAGCATCGCCAAGGGAGATTATGGGATTCACTGACTTCCCATTTGTGATCAAGAAAGATAGAGATGTGAGGAGATTTCCAGGTCACAGGGAAATCTTTTTGTATTTGCAAGATTTTTGTGAGTACTTTGAGTTAAGGGAGATGATAAGATTTAACACCATTGTTGTGAACGTGGAGATGTTGGAGTATCCTGGAGTTTTAGGGAAAGATTTGAAGTGGGTGGTCAGAAGCAAGGAGGCGGAGAAGGAGGTGGAGGAAGTCTTCGATGCGGTGGTTGTGGCCACCGGACATTATTCTCAGCCTAGGTTGCCTAAAATTAAAg GAATGGACGTGTGGAGAAGAAAGCAACTGCATAGTCACATTTACAGGATCCCAGAACCTTTCAAGAATGAG GTTGTTGTGGTCGTTGGAAGTTCATTAAGTGGGCAAGATATATCGATGGAGCTTGTTGATGTGGCAAAGAAGATTCACCTAAGTGCAAAATCCCTTACAATTATTTCTCAAGGTTTATCAAAAGTCATTTCCAAGTATGATAATCTCCACCTTCATCCCGAG ATAGAATCATTGCATGAAGATGGGAAGGTTTTATTCAATGATGGATCGTGGGTCATTGCCGACACTATCATATACTGCACAGG GTTTTCATATTCATTCCCATTTCTTGACACCAAAGGAATTGTAGCGATAGATGATGACAGAGTTGGCCCACTATTTGAGCACACATTCCCTCCTTCACTAGCTCCTTCTCTGTCATTTGTTGGAATCCCTAGAAAG CTTATAGGGTTTCCTTTCTTTGAAGCCCAAGCAAAATGGATTGCTCAACTGCTGTGTGGAAAAAGAAGGCTGCCATCATGGGATGATATGATGCTATCAATTGAAGAGTTCTATCAATCAAGGGATATTGCAGGGATTCCTAAGCACTATACTCACGATATCGCAAGTTTTGAG TACTGTGACAAGTATGGAGATTACATAGGCTTCCCACATTTAGAGGAGTGGAGAAAAGAGCTTTGCCTTTCAGCTTTAAGAAATGCGGAGATCAACTTAGAGACATTTCGTGATGTATATCATGAAGATGAAGAGATGCTGCAAAAAGCCTATCAGAGTTCTCACTTCACTCAGATTATTAACTGGTCCCATGATTaa
- the LOC142553268 gene encoding PHD finger-containing protein 6 isoform X2: MWCLEECCEICGSIGVPDALVTCSQCKASLQHMYCMRARFLEYPDDWLCEDCEQSSKPTFSQLANCAEVRKGAAQPPKIRKLPNESKRAAFNGEKKAATRKTKYISINDVIKLSSGAIDFSSRSKVTFQSSTSQPPISEEKSHFLRKNSAFDVRWTCSAARSGSTTPRVKTTQEAQKPIKSPRPSQAPAKKHLQKEQSSEPMLPQRKVKSMVKKDATPSSLGLPRVTTISGGRGSSAVEKSNNCFEIVCSNLLHNSEKCSTAPAMDALWKGRFNICEYLEDGGLNDIIQAHPPSQVRRKIHDFLKIMPEALQFELVPCKKIWINLFREYHPDSRDIGLYFFPRDGGRAVNYTSLLESLSLKELALRKQIDDVELVVFTSALLPMNCQYWKGKYFLWGVFHHLKRDTTVRRVVDMNEGDCSEEADMEIDMIGGVNVGRLDVAVEKDHPGKDCKSCKDNHSTASPLPGFGSKIDSDSRLLSSVATVLSSDVKIGPPDDIPPGFKEEYNGRVRDKTIDNNACIGVGRNS, translated from the exons ATGTGGTGCTTG GAAGAATGTTGTGAGATCTGTGGTTCTATCGGTGTTCCTGATGCACTAGTTACTTGCTCTCAGTGTAAAGCAAGTCTTCAGCATAT GTATTGCATGAGAGCTCGTTTCTTAGAGTATCCTGATGATTGGCTTTGTGAAGATTGTGAGCAGAGCTCTAAACCAACTTTTTCACAACTAGCCAACTGTGCAGAAGTTCGTAAGGGTGCTGCGCAGCCTCCAAAAATCAGGAAATTACCAAATGAATCCAAACGGGCTGCCTTTAACGGGGAAAAGAAGGCTGCAACCAGGAAGACTAAATACATCTCTATCAATGATGTGATCAAGCTCTCATCAGGAGCAATTGATTTTTCATCCCGTTCGAAGGTCACATTCCAATCAAGCACCTCACAACCTCCGATCAGTGAAGAAAAATCTCACTTCTTGCGGAAAAATTCTGCATTTGATGTGAGATGGACATGTTCGGCTGCCCGCTCTGGATCCACCACCCCCCGTGTAAAAACAACTCAAG AAGCGCAAAAACCAATTAAAAGTCCCCGGCCTTCTCAAGCACCTGCAAAAAAGCATCTACAGAAGGAACAATCTTCAGAACCTATGTTGCCTCAAAGAAAGGTGAAAAGCATGGTGAAGAAGGATGCAACTCCATCATCACTAGGCCTGCCACGAGTTACCACCATCTCAG GTGGTAGGGGTTCCTCTGCTGTTGAGAAAAGTAATAATTGTTTTGAGATTGTATGTAGCAATCTCTTGCATAATTCTGAAAAATGTTCTACTGCTCCTGCTATGGATGCTTTGTGGAA GGGGAGATTCAATATCTGCGAGTATCTTGAAGATGGAGGTCTGAATGACATCATTCAGGCTCATCCTCCTTCACAAGTTCGAAGAAAGATTCATGACTTTTTAAAGATAATGCCTGAAGCACTTCAGTTTGAATTGGTGCCGTGCAAAAAAATTTGGATCAACTTATTTCGGGAATATCATCCAGATAGCCGTGATATTGGACTCTATTTTTTTCCCCGCGACGGAGGGAG AGCTGTGAACTATACTTCCTTGCTGGAGTCCCTTAGTCTGAAAGAGTTGGCTTTGAGGAAACAGATTGATGATGTTGAGCTTGTGGTTTTTACATCAGCTCTTCTGCCCATGAATTGTCAAT ATTGGAAAGGAAAGTACTTCCTATGGGGGGTATTTCACCATCTGAAACGAGATACCACCGTACGACGTGTAGTTGACATGAATGAGGGAGACTGTAGTGAGGAGGCAGACATGGAAATCGACATGATTGGTGGGGTGAACGTAGGAAGATTGGACGTTGCTGTAGAAAAAGACCATCCTGGAAAGGATTGTAAGAGTTGCAAAGACAACCACTCAACTGCCAGTCCCTTGCCTGGATTCGGCTCAAAGATAGATTCTGATTCAAGACTTTTGAGTTCTGTGGCCACAGTACTTTCGTCAGATGTCAAGATAGGGCCACCTGACGACATTCCTCCGGGATTCAAGGAGGAATATAACGGTAGAGTTCGGGACAAAACTATTGACAACAATGCCTGCATTGGTGTTGGGAGGAATAGTTGA
- the LOC142553268 gene encoding PHD finger-containing protein 6 isoform X3 — MEECCEICGSIGVPDALVTCSQCKASLQHMYCMRARFLEYPDDWLCEDCEQSSKPTFSQLANCAEVRKGAAQPPKIRKLPNESKRAAFNGEKKAATRKTKYISINDVIKLSSGAIDFSSRSKVTFQSSTSQPPISEEKSHFLRKNSAFDVRWTCSAARSGSTTPRVKTTQEAQKPIKSPRPSQAPAKKHLQKEQSSEPMLPQRKVKSMVKKDATPSSLGLPRVTTISGGRGSSAVEKSNNCFEIVCSNLLHNSEKCSTAPAMDALWKGRFNICEYLEDGGLNDIIQAHPPSQVRRKIHDFLKIMPEALQFELVPCKKIWINLFREYHPDSRDIGLYFFPRDGGRAVNYTSLLESLSLKELALRKQIDDVELVVFTSALLPMNCQYWKGKYFLWGVFHHLKRDTTVRRVVDMNEGDCSEEADMEIDMIGGVNVGRLDVAVEKDHPGKDCKSCKDNHSTASPLPGFGSKIDSDSRLLSSVATVLSSDVKIGPPDDIPPGFKEEYNGRVRDKTIDNNACIGVGRNS; from the exons ATG GAAGAATGTTGTGAGATCTGTGGTTCTATCGGTGTTCCTGATGCACTAGTTACTTGCTCTCAGTGTAAAGCAAGTCTTCAGCATAT GTATTGCATGAGAGCTCGTTTCTTAGAGTATCCTGATGATTGGCTTTGTGAAGATTGTGAGCAGAGCTCTAAACCAACTTTTTCACAACTAGCCAACTGTGCAGAAGTTCGTAAGGGTGCTGCGCAGCCTCCAAAAATCAGGAAATTACCAAATGAATCCAAACGGGCTGCCTTTAACGGGGAAAAGAAGGCTGCAACCAGGAAGACTAAATACATCTCTATCAATGATGTGATCAAGCTCTCATCAGGAGCAATTGATTTTTCATCCCGTTCGAAGGTCACATTCCAATCAAGCACCTCACAACCTCCGATCAGTGAAGAAAAATCTCACTTCTTGCGGAAAAATTCTGCATTTGATGTGAGATGGACATGTTCGGCTGCCCGCTCTGGATCCACCACCCCCCGTGTAAAAACAACTCAAG AAGCGCAAAAACCAATTAAAAGTCCCCGGCCTTCTCAAGCACCTGCAAAAAAGCATCTACAGAAGGAACAATCTTCAGAACCTATGTTGCCTCAAAGAAAGGTGAAAAGCATGGTGAAGAAGGATGCAACTCCATCATCACTAGGCCTGCCACGAGTTACCACCATCTCAG GTGGTAGGGGTTCCTCTGCTGTTGAGAAAAGTAATAATTGTTTTGAGATTGTATGTAGCAATCTCTTGCATAATTCTGAAAAATGTTCTACTGCTCCTGCTATGGATGCTTTGTGGAA GGGGAGATTCAATATCTGCGAGTATCTTGAAGATGGAGGTCTGAATGACATCATTCAGGCTCATCCTCCTTCACAAGTTCGAAGAAAGATTCATGACTTTTTAAAGATAATGCCTGAAGCACTTCAGTTTGAATTGGTGCCGTGCAAAAAAATTTGGATCAACTTATTTCGGGAATATCATCCAGATAGCCGTGATATTGGACTCTATTTTTTTCCCCGCGACGGAGGGAG AGCTGTGAACTATACTTCCTTGCTGGAGTCCCTTAGTCTGAAAGAGTTGGCTTTGAGGAAACAGATTGATGATGTTGAGCTTGTGGTTTTTACATCAGCTCTTCTGCCCATGAATTGTCAAT ATTGGAAAGGAAAGTACTTCCTATGGGGGGTATTTCACCATCTGAAACGAGATACCACCGTACGACGTGTAGTTGACATGAATGAGGGAGACTGTAGTGAGGAGGCAGACATGGAAATCGACATGATTGGTGGGGTGAACGTAGGAAGATTGGACGTTGCTGTAGAAAAAGACCATCCTGGAAAGGATTGTAAGAGTTGCAAAGACAACCACTCAACTGCCAGTCCCTTGCCTGGATTCGGCTCAAAGATAGATTCTGATTCAAGACTTTTGAGTTCTGTGGCCACAGTACTTTCGTCAGATGTCAAGATAGGGCCACCTGACGACATTCCTCCGGGATTCAAGGAGGAATATAACGGTAGAGTTCGGGACAAAACTATTGACAACAATGCCTGCATTGGTGTTGGGAGGAATAGTTGA
- the LOC142553268 gene encoding PHD finger-containing protein 6 isoform X1: MKDGNLVSEIEECCEICGSIGVPDALVTCSQCKASLQHMYCMRARFLEYPDDWLCEDCEQSSKPTFSQLANCAEVRKGAAQPPKIRKLPNESKRAAFNGEKKAATRKTKYISINDVIKLSSGAIDFSSRSKVTFQSSTSQPPISEEKSHFLRKNSAFDVRWTCSAARSGSTTPRVKTTQEAQKPIKSPRPSQAPAKKHLQKEQSSEPMLPQRKVKSMVKKDATPSSLGLPRVTTISGGRGSSAVEKSNNCFEIVCSNLLHNSEKCSTAPAMDALWKGRFNICEYLEDGGLNDIIQAHPPSQVRRKIHDFLKIMPEALQFELVPCKKIWINLFREYHPDSRDIGLYFFPRDGGRAVNYTSLLESLSLKELALRKQIDDVELVVFTSALLPMNCQYWKGKYFLWGVFHHLKRDTTVRRVVDMNEGDCSEEADMEIDMIGGVNVGRLDVAVEKDHPGKDCKSCKDNHSTASPLPGFGSKIDSDSRLLSSVATVLSSDVKIGPPDDIPPGFKEEYNGRVRDKTIDNNACIGVGRNS; this comes from the exons ATGAAAGATGGAAACCTTGTGTCCGAAATT GAAGAATGTTGTGAGATCTGTGGTTCTATCGGTGTTCCTGATGCACTAGTTACTTGCTCTCAGTGTAAAGCAAGTCTTCAGCATAT GTATTGCATGAGAGCTCGTTTCTTAGAGTATCCTGATGATTGGCTTTGTGAAGATTGTGAGCAGAGCTCTAAACCAACTTTTTCACAACTAGCCAACTGTGCAGAAGTTCGTAAGGGTGCTGCGCAGCCTCCAAAAATCAGGAAATTACCAAATGAATCCAAACGGGCTGCCTTTAACGGGGAAAAGAAGGCTGCAACCAGGAAGACTAAATACATCTCTATCAATGATGTGATCAAGCTCTCATCAGGAGCAATTGATTTTTCATCCCGTTCGAAGGTCACATTCCAATCAAGCACCTCACAACCTCCGATCAGTGAAGAAAAATCTCACTTCTTGCGGAAAAATTCTGCATTTGATGTGAGATGGACATGTTCGGCTGCCCGCTCTGGATCCACCACCCCCCGTGTAAAAACAACTCAAG AAGCGCAAAAACCAATTAAAAGTCCCCGGCCTTCTCAAGCACCTGCAAAAAAGCATCTACAGAAGGAACAATCTTCAGAACCTATGTTGCCTCAAAGAAAGGTGAAAAGCATGGTGAAGAAGGATGCAACTCCATCATCACTAGGCCTGCCACGAGTTACCACCATCTCAG GTGGTAGGGGTTCCTCTGCTGTTGAGAAAAGTAATAATTGTTTTGAGATTGTATGTAGCAATCTCTTGCATAATTCTGAAAAATGTTCTACTGCTCCTGCTATGGATGCTTTGTGGAA GGGGAGATTCAATATCTGCGAGTATCTTGAAGATGGAGGTCTGAATGACATCATTCAGGCTCATCCTCCTTCACAAGTTCGAAGAAAGATTCATGACTTTTTAAAGATAATGCCTGAAGCACTTCAGTTTGAATTGGTGCCGTGCAAAAAAATTTGGATCAACTTATTTCGGGAATATCATCCAGATAGCCGTGATATTGGACTCTATTTTTTTCCCCGCGACGGAGGGAG AGCTGTGAACTATACTTCCTTGCTGGAGTCCCTTAGTCTGAAAGAGTTGGCTTTGAGGAAACAGATTGATGATGTTGAGCTTGTGGTTTTTACATCAGCTCTTCTGCCCATGAATTGTCAAT ATTGGAAAGGAAAGTACTTCCTATGGGGGGTATTTCACCATCTGAAACGAGATACCACCGTACGACGTGTAGTTGACATGAATGAGGGAGACTGTAGTGAGGAGGCAGACATGGAAATCGACATGATTGGTGGGGTGAACGTAGGAAGATTGGACGTTGCTGTAGAAAAAGACCATCCTGGAAAGGATTGTAAGAGTTGCAAAGACAACCACTCAACTGCCAGTCCCTTGCCTGGATTCGGCTCAAAGATAGATTCTGATTCAAGACTTTTGAGTTCTGTGGCCACAGTACTTTCGTCAGATGTCAAGATAGGGCCACCTGACGACATTCCTCCGGGATTCAAGGAGGAATATAACGGTAGAGTTCGGGACAAAACTATTGACAACAATGCCTGCATTGGTGTTGGGAGGAATAGTTGA
- the LOC142553270 gene encoding uncharacterized protein LOC142553270, with amino-acid sequence MEECCDICGSVGVPDALVTCSQCKASLQHMYCMRARFSEYPDDWCCEECEPSSKPTFSQPANCEPSSKPTFSQPANCEPSSKPTFSQLANCSEVCKGAVRPSKIRKLLNESKPGPFTWEKKVATRKTEYISINDVIKLRSGAIDFSSRSKVRCQSSTSQPPTREEKSCFSRKNSAFDVRWTSSPVDSRSTPCVSPTQEVQRPIKSRQPSQALAKIHIQKEQPAEPISPQRKVKSMMKKDATASSPGLP; translated from the exons ATG GAAGAATGTTGTGATATCTGTGGTTCCGTTGGTGTTCCTGATGCACTAGTTACTTGCTCTCAATGTAAAGCAAGTCTTCAGCATAT GTATTGCATGAGAGCTCGTTTCTCAGAGTATCCTGATGATTGGTGTTGTGAAGAATGTGAGCCGAGCTCTAAACCAACTTTTTCACAACCAGCCAACTGTGAGCCGAGCTCTAAACCAACTTTTTCACAACCAGCCAACTGTGAGCCGAGCTCTAAACCAACTTTTTCACAACTAGCCAACTGTTCAGAAGTGTGTAAGGGTGCAGTGCGGCCGTCAAAAATCAGGAAATTACTAAATGAATCAAAACCGGGTCCCTTTACCTGGGAAAAGAAGGTTGCGACCAGGAAGACTGAATACATCTCTATCAATGATGTGATCAAGCTCCGATCAGGAGCAATTGATTTTTCATCCCGTTCAAAGGTCAGATGCCAATCAAGCACCTCACAACCTCCGACCAGGGAAGAAAAATCTTGCTTCTCGCGGAAAAATTCTGCATTTGATGTAAGATGGACATCTTCACCCGTCGACTCTAGGTCCACCCCCTGTGTAAGTCCAACTCAAG AAGTGCAAAGACCAATTAAAAGCCGCCAGCCTTCTCAAGCTCTTGCAAAAATACATATTCAGAAGGAGCAACCTGCAGAACCTATATCGCCTCAAAGAAAGGTGAAAAGCATGATGAAGAAGGATGCAACTGCGTCATCACCAGGCCTTCCATGA
- the LOC142554458 gene encoding PLASMODESMATA CALLOSE-BINDING PROTEIN 2-like, which yields MAAGLVFIVLLLAMAAGPSSGSWCVCKDGISDATLQKTLDYACGAGANCNPTHQNGSCFKPNTVKAHCSYAVNSYFQKNRQEPAACNFTGTANVVSSDPSAAGCSYPASSASTTPVTTVSGTSATTTTNGGSPLITTPSGVLGGPNNGLGPSGMNNDVSRGGIRLPQRFIFWFSILLAFAELLFEQFL from the exons ATGGCTGCAGGTTTGGTGTTTATTGTGCTCCTGTTGGCCATGGCTGCAGGACCTTCAA GTGGCAGTTGGTGCGTTTGCAAGGATGGGATAAGTGACGCAACTTTGCAAAAGACACTGGACTACGCATGTGGAGCCGGAGCGAATTGCAACCCGACCCATCAAAATGGATCCTGTTTCAAACCCAACACCGTCAAAGCTCACTGCAGTTATGCCGTTAACAGTTATTTCCAAAAAAATCGGCAGGAACCCGCTGCCTGTAATTTCACCGGCACCGCCAATGTCGTCTCTTCGGACCCTA GTGCAGCTGGATGTTCTTATCCTGCCAG TTCCGCCTCCACCACCCCAGTAACAACCGTAAGCGGCACTTCAGCCACCACCACAACAAATGGCGGCTCGCCGCTTATAACGACTCCTTCAGGGGTATTAGGAGGGCCAAACAACGGATTAGGGCCATCAGGAATGAACAACGACGTCAGCCGAGGAGGAATTCGACTACCCCAAAGATTCATCTTTTGGTTTTCTATATTGCTTGCATTTGCAGAACTTCTTTTTGAGCAGTTTTTGTAA